The following coding sequences lie in one Komagataeibacter sucrofermentans DSM 15973 genomic window:
- a CDS encoding TonB-dependent receptor — protein MTTVLSGLSLHQSRAATVGRAVKPVGKVVAGHTMHAAQPARPRDTGPVRSHANESLAVSAHRTVRGAHMLVSKKIMEAAPPGTNPMAALNTMAGVNFQSADAQGVSTYSSQFFMHGFQQQEIGMTLDGMPLGEMSYRNYNGLNPVLAVSSENVQGIDVSQSAGAESVAATNNLGGSLAYTSSDPKHKLGGSINQGFGSFDTFHTYARVDSGDLNKTGTRFYASYMRNDQQRWKGYGEQFYQQVNAKLVQPIGQSSSVSAYFDWSDLHELEYQDMSPDIIDHLGPNSDDFYNGRASGYLTAYNAALATQTKGKSGGYPAGYNKLSDPTDASYYEGATNENDIIGYLKADLALTNSVRWTTTAYGHGESQQTTFTTPYVGSPNGSPLSELVKQPSIRRFGVISQVTYDVAHNHIGGGVWYENNDYQSPMYQYAEPNVVNGVIQGSPLNPLGHFKNPFAEIFNQNYNTNTFTAFVQDTYRPIRNLALHFGFKSVLNTTRVGDGYLNQSYYGNIGNITSGESQTVAKPFLPHIGVDWTFLKHHELFIDISENVHTYAQSGFKLSNSPFAVTQDAYNNSRNSIRPETAWTYAIGYRYHDKLLNASVYAYRTNFNNRLQQISSGPAVNPVSSVSNVGGVTMNGVDAALTITPLRNLAITNSISYNHAVYDNNMTDSDGTHLTRGQQVVNYPRFMYKARLAYDWRALSFYIDGNYVGQRNYSYDGDYRVPGYWLSNLGLQWHVKKTTDTGPRLGGFLRGLTLSFNLTNLTNTRYIATMGENGNPMTGSSAYTDQSMLIGTPRMAFGAIKADF, from the coding sequence ATGACAACGGTCCTGTCCGGTCTGTCGTTACACCAGAGCCGCGCCGCAACGGTCGGCCGTGCGGTCAAGCCTGTTGGAAAAGTGGTGGCAGGCCATACCATGCACGCAGCGCAGCCAGCCAGGCCGCGTGATACCGGGCCTGTCCGGTCGCATGCAAACGAGAGCCTTGCCGTATCGGCCCATCGTACCGTGCGCGGCGCACATATGCTGGTCAGCAAGAAAATAATGGAAGCAGCACCCCCAGGCACCAACCCCATGGCGGCCCTCAACACCATGGCCGGCGTCAACTTTCAGTCAGCCGATGCGCAGGGTGTCAGCACCTATAGTTCGCAGTTCTTCATGCATGGTTTCCAGCAGCAGGAAATCGGCATGACGCTGGATGGCATGCCGCTCGGTGAGATGAGCTACCGCAACTATAACGGCCTGAACCCGGTGCTTGCCGTCTCATCGGAAAATGTGCAGGGCATTGATGTATCGCAGTCCGCCGGTGCGGAAAGTGTAGCGGCAACCAACAACCTTGGCGGCTCGCTGGCCTATACCAGCAGCGACCCCAAGCACAAGCTCGGCGGAAGCATCAATCAGGGCTTCGGCAGCTTTGATACCTTCCATACCTACGCACGCGTTGACAGCGGCGACCTGAACAAGACCGGCACGCGGTTCTATGCCTCTTACATGCGCAATGACCAGCAGCGGTGGAAAGGCTATGGCGAGCAGTTCTACCAGCAGGTCAATGCCAAGCTGGTGCAGCCCATCGGGCAGAGCAGTTCCGTTTCAGCCTATTTTGACTGGAGTGACCTGCATGAGCTGGAATATCAGGACATGTCGCCTGATATCATCGACCATCTCGGCCCCAACTCCGATGACTTTTACAACGGTCGCGCAAGCGGTTACCTGACGGCATACAACGCAGCCCTGGCTACCCAGACAAAGGGGAAAAGCGGCGGCTACCCCGCGGGCTACAACAAGCTGAGTGACCCGACCGATGCCTCCTATTATGAAGGTGCCACCAATGAAAATGACATCATCGGTTACCTCAAGGCCGATCTGGCGCTGACCAACAGCGTGCGCTGGACCACGACGGCATATGGTCATGGTGAATCACAGCAGACAACCTTCACCACTCCCTATGTTGGCTCCCCCAATGGCTCGCCGCTGAGCGAACTGGTCAAGCAGCCCTCCATCCGTCGGTTTGGCGTGATCTCGCAGGTCACATACGATGTGGCACATAACCATATTGGCGGCGGCGTATGGTATGAAAACAACGATTACCAGTCTCCCATGTATCAGTATGCCGAGCCCAATGTCGTAAACGGCGTGATACAGGGCAGCCCGCTTAACCCGCTGGGGCATTTCAAGAATCCGTTTGCCGAGATCTTTAACCAGAATTACAACACCAACACCTTTACGGCCTTCGTGCAGGATACCTATCGCCCGATCCGTAACCTGGCCCTGCATTTCGGTTTCAAATCAGTGCTTAATACGACACGGGTGGGTGATGGTTACCTTAACCAGAGCTACTATGGCAATATTGGCAACATCACCAGCGGCGAGAGCCAGACAGTCGCCAAGCCTTTTCTGCCGCATATCGGCGTAGACTGGACATTCCTTAAACATCATGAACTGTTCATCGATATTTCAGAGAACGTCCATACTTATGCTCAATCAGGCTTCAAGCTTTCAAACTCGCCTTTTGCCGTTACGCAGGATGCCTATAACAATTCGCGCAACAGCATCCGGCCCGAGACGGCATGGACCTATGCCATCGGCTATCGTTATCATGACAAACTGCTGAACGCTTCGGTTTACGCCTATCGCACCAACTTCAATAATCGCCTGCAGCAGATTTCGTCCGGCCCGGCTGTCAACCCTGTGTCCTCCGTGTCCAATGTGGGCGGGGTGACCATGAACGGCGTGGATGCGGCCCTGACCATCACGCCACTGCGCAACCTCGCGATCACCAACAGCATCAGCTACAACCATGCTGTCTATGACAATAACATGACGGATTCAGACGGCACGCACCTGACCCGCGGGCAGCAGGTCGTCAACTATCCGCGCTTCATGTATAAGGCCCGGCTTGCGTATGACTGGCGGGCGCTCAGCTTCTATATTGACGGGAACTACGTCGGCCAGCGTAATTACTCCTATGACGGGGATTACCGTGTGCCGGGTTACTGGCTGTCCAACCTTGGCCTGCAGTGGCATGTCAAGAAAACCACGGATACCGGCCCGCGCCTTGGTGGGTTCCTGCGTGGGCTGACGCTGTCGTTCAACCTGACCAACCTGACCAATACCCGCTATATCGCCACCATGGGCGAGAACGGCAACCCGATGACTGGCTCTTCCGCCTACACTGACCAGTCCATGCTGATTGGAACACCGCGTATGGCGTTTGGCGCCATCAAGGCGGACTTCTGA
- the putA gene encoding bifunctional proline dehydrogenase/L-glutamate gamma-semialdehyde dehydrogenase PutA, translating to MSVHDTFAPAFSSRSPLRQAIVKAIRKSEALCVEALTPAATLNTVESAQTQALATRLTESLRAARHPGLVETLVQEFALSSAEGVALMCLAEALLRIPDRATRDALIEDKIGDGDWLAHVSRDRPLFANAAAWGLALTGEVVARHDEKTLKSALLGFVARGARPVIRKAVDAAMRMMGEQFVLGESIGQARKNSARLEDVGFSYSYDMLGEAAFTAQDANRYRQDYLDAIHAIGRSARGASVYERPGISIKLSALHPRYARAQSERVMTELLPVVQELTLLARGYNIGINIDAEESERLDLSLDLLEALCHTPGLEGWNGIGFVVQAYGKRCPYVLDYIIDLAHRSKRRLMVRLVKGAYWDSEIKKAQVDGLADFPVYTRKCHTDISYIACARKLLAARDVIFPQFATHNARTLATIYTLAGEPFEVGSYEFQCLHGMGEPLYRQVVGPTKLNRPTRIYAPVGTHETLLAYLVRRLLENGANSSFVNQIGDESIPVANLVQDPLAVARSFIPYGAPHPEIRSPCDLFGTERRNSAGLDLADDRVLSELTAGLQAAPKSWKATSLVMGAQPEGAALPVTNPADRRDQVGTVIPATPEVVRQAMTAAQAACTDWAATPPATRADILETASGLLESRQDELLALLSREAGKSLPNGIAEVREAVDFLRYYAATIRRDFDNATHVPLGTVACISPWNFPLAIFVGQIAAALAAGNVAVAKPAEETPLVAALAVGILHEAGVPAGAVQLLTGEGDIGAALVGDDRVMGVMFTGSTAVAQTINRQLATRRTQTGQPVPLIAETGGQNAMIVDSSALAEQVVADIVASAFDSAGQRCSALRLLCVQEDCADHVLTMLRGAMRELNMGNPALLSTDVGPVITAQAAQVITRHIDAFRQKKAPVFTLPMPQACAEGSFVPPTLIEILNVQEMGSEVFGPVLHVLRYSHRNLDQLLADINATGYGLTFGLHTRIESTVKHVLSRVEAGNLYVNRNTIGAVVGVQPFGGRGLSGTGPKAGGPLMLRRLLAQAPALPVLVQGQTQMAMTIWTDWLGGQGETTAAATAMTLRDRPLSGGTLPLPGPVGEENLYKLTARGNVLCIATGKAALYDQISLVLAGGNTALVLGNAVPRTWYATLPAVVQARVRSVDSATDEPCAVILSEKDDTAFSTARQALSAGDHPIISAWLTGDGLPGAEYVLEEQSVSINTTAAGGNASLMTLN from the coding sequence ATGTCAGTTCATGACACGTTCGCCCCCGCGTTTTCGTCCCGTTCCCCCCTGCGTCAGGCCATTGTGAAAGCGATCCGCAAATCCGAAGCCTTGTGTGTCGAGGCACTGACCCCTGCCGCAACCCTGAACACGGTGGAAAGCGCGCAGACACAAGCACTGGCAACGCGCCTGACAGAAAGCCTGCGGGCCGCACGCCATCCCGGCCTTGTGGAAACACTGGTGCAGGAATTCGCCCTTTCCTCAGCCGAGGGCGTGGCGCTGATGTGTCTGGCCGAAGCATTGCTGCGCATTCCTGACAGGGCGACGCGCGATGCGCTGATTGAGGACAAGATCGGCGATGGCGACTGGCTGGCGCATGTGTCACGCGACCGGCCACTGTTTGCCAATGCCGCGGCCTGGGGGCTGGCGCTTACGGGTGAAGTCGTGGCCCGGCATGATGAAAAAACCCTGAAATCCGCCCTGCTGGGCTTTGTGGCCCGGGGCGCCAGACCAGTCATCCGCAAGGCGGTTGACGCCGCCATGCGGATGATGGGCGAGCAGTTCGTGCTGGGCGAGAGCATAGGGCAGGCCCGCAAGAACAGCGCACGGCTGGAAGATGTGGGTTTTTCCTATTCCTACGACATGCTGGGCGAGGCAGCCTTTACCGCACAGGATGCCAACCGCTACCGGCAGGATTACCTTGACGCCATTCATGCCATTGGCCGCAGCGCGCGGGGTGCCAGCGTGTATGAACGCCCGGGCATTTCCATAAAACTTTCGGCCCTGCACCCCCGTTATGCCCGCGCCCAGAGTGAACGGGTCATGACCGAGCTGCTGCCCGTGGTGCAGGAACTGACCCTGCTGGCGCGCGGTTACAATATCGGTATCAATATCGATGCCGAAGAAAGCGAACGGCTCGACCTGTCGCTCGACTTGCTCGAAGCACTGTGCCACACGCCCGGCCTGGAAGGCTGGAACGGGATTGGCTTTGTTGTGCAGGCCTACGGCAAGCGTTGCCCGTACGTGCTGGATTACATCATCGACCTTGCCCACCGTAGCAAGCGGCGCCTGATGGTCCGGCTTGTCAAAGGGGCCTATTGGGATAGCGAGATCAAGAAAGCGCAGGTCGACGGGCTGGCCGACTTTCCGGTCTATACGCGCAAATGTCATACCGACATCAGCTACATTGCCTGCGCGCGCAAGCTGCTGGCGGCGCGTGATGTGATCTTTCCGCAGTTTGCCACGCATAATGCCCGCACGCTGGCCACCATCTACACATTGGCTGGTGAACCGTTTGAGGTGGGTTCGTATGAATTCCAGTGTCTGCATGGCATGGGTGAGCCTCTGTACCGGCAGGTGGTCGGCCCGACCAAACTCAACCGCCCGACCCGTATCTATGCCCCGGTTGGCACGCATGAGACCCTGCTGGCCTATCTGGTACGCCGCCTGCTGGAAAATGGAGCAAACTCCTCCTTCGTGAACCAGATCGGTGATGAATCCATTCCGGTTGCAAATCTGGTGCAAGACCCGCTGGCCGTGGCCCGCAGCTTTATCCCTTATGGTGCCCCCCACCCTGAAATACGCAGCCCCTGCGACCTGTTTGGCACAGAACGCCGCAATTCCGCAGGTCTGGATCTGGCCGATGACCGGGTCCTGTCGGAACTCACGGCCGGATTGCAGGCAGCCCCGAAAAGCTGGAAAGCCACATCCCTTGTTATGGGCGCACAGCCTGAGGGCGCGGCCTTGCCCGTTACCAACCCTGCCGACCGCCGCGATCAGGTCGGAACGGTCATCCCGGCAACACCGGAGGTTGTCAGGCAGGCCATGACCGCCGCACAGGCCGCCTGCACCGACTGGGCCGCAACCCCGCCCGCAACCCGTGCCGACATTTTGGAAACAGCATCCGGCCTGCTGGAATCCCGTCAGGACGAACTGCTGGCCCTGCTCTCGCGCGAGGCAGGAAAATCCCTGCCAAACGGCATTGCCGAAGTACGCGAGGCCGTGGACTTCCTTCGCTATTATGCCGCCACCATTCGCCGGGATTTTGATAACGCCACCCATGTGCCCCTGGGCACGGTGGCGTGCATCAGCCCGTGGAATTTTCCGCTGGCCATCTTTGTAGGCCAGATTGCCGCAGCCCTGGCCGCAGGCAATGTAGCTGTCGCCAAACCGGCGGAAGAAACCCCGCTGGTTGCAGCCCTGGCCGTAGGGATATTGCATGAAGCCGGCGTGCCGGCAGGTGCCGTGCAACTGCTGACCGGTGAAGGCGATATCGGGGCGGCGCTGGTGGGTGATGACCGGGTTATGGGCGTGATGTTTACCGGTTCCACTGCCGTGGCGCAGACCATCAACCGCCAGCTTGCAACACGGCGCACACAGACGGGCCAGCCTGTACCGCTGATTGCGGAAACAGGCGGCCAGAACGCCATGATTGTTGATTCCTCTGCCCTGGCGGAGCAAGTGGTGGCGGATATCGTGGCATCAGCCTTTGACAGCGCAGGGCAGCGCTGCTCCGCCCTGCGGCTGCTATGTGTGCAGGAAGACTGCGCCGATCATGTCCTGACCATGCTGCGTGGCGCCATGCGGGAGCTGAACATGGGCAATCCCGCCCTGCTTTCCACCGATGTCGGTCCGGTCATTACGGCGCAGGCGGCACAGGTCATTACCCGGCATATCGACGCTTTCCGCCAGAAAAAAGCACCAGTCTTTACCCTGCCCATGCCGCAGGCCTGTGCAGAGGGCAGCTTTGTGCCGCCTACCCTGATCGAAATCCTGAACGTGCAGGAAATGGGCAGCGAAGTGTTTGGCCCGGTCCTGCATGTCTTGCGGTATTCCCACCGCAATCTCGATCAGTTGCTGGCTGATATCAATGCAACCGGATATGGCCTGACCTTCGGTCTGCATACCCGCATTGAATCCACGGTGAAACATGTGCTGTCACGGGTGGAGGCAGGCAATCTGTATGTAAACCGCAATACGATCGGGGCGGTCGTGGGCGTGCAGCCTTTTGGCGGGCGCGGCCTGTCAGGCACGGGACCAAAAGCGGGCGGCCCGCTCATGCTGCGCAGGCTGCTGGCACAGGCGCCTGCCCTGCCTGTGCTGGTGCAGGGGCAGACACAGATGGCCATGACCATATGGACAGACTGGCTGGGCGGACAGGGAGAAACGACTGCGGCAGCCACGGCCATGACCCTGCGCGACAGGCCGCTGAGCGGGGGCACGCTGCCCCTGCCCGGCCCGGTGGGGGAGGAAAACCTCTATAAGCTGACAGCCCGCGGCAATGTGCTCTGTATCGCAACAGGCAAGGCGGCGCTGTATGACCAGATCTCGCTTGTGCTGGCCGGGGGCAATACGGCCCTTGTGCTGGGCAATGCCGTGCCGCGCACATGGTACGCCACATTGCCTGCTGTCGTGCAGGCCCGGGTCAGGTCGGTAGACAGCGCCACGGACGAACCCTGTGCTGTAATCCTGAGCGAAAAGGATGATACGGCCTTCTCCACGGCCCGGCAGGCGCTGTCGGCTGGAGACCACCCGATCATCTCCGCATGGCTGACCGGCGACGGCCTGCCCGGTGCTGAATACGTGCTGGAGGAGCAGTCCGTCAGCATCAACACCACGGCTGCGGGTGGCAATGCCAGCCTGATGACACTGAACTGA